One part of the Phragmites australis chromosome 3, lpPhrAust1.1, whole genome shotgun sequence genome encodes these proteins:
- the LOC133913182 gene encoding probable protein kinase At2g41970 produces MWCCSGAEEEPYSAPAAGNLAAPPPRAPAQPRGPNVPRTGAATAAKVLPIDVPAVALSELNRLTGNFADRALVGEGSYGRVYRATLSTGEAVAVKRFDNGSSSGQSEAEFCEQLSVVSRLKCEHFTQLLGYCLELNNRIVLYQFATMGSLYDILHGKKGVKGAEPGPVLTWSQRARIAYGAARGLEYLHEKARPPIVHRDVRSSNVLVFDGHDAKIGDFNLTNQSPDSAARLHSTKVLGTFGYHAPEYAMTGQLTQKSDVYSFGVVLLELLTGRKPVDHTMPKGQQSLVTWATPRLSEDKVKQCVDPKLSNDYPPKAVAKLAAVAALCVQYEADFRPNMTIVVKALQPLVNARPGGDHQ; encoded by the exons ATGTGGTGCTGCAGTGGCGCAGAGGAGGAGCCTTACAGCGCCCCGGCGGCCGGCAACCTGgccgcaccgccgccgcgaGCACCAG CCCAGCCGAGAGGGCCGAACGTGCCGAGAACCGGCGCCGCGACTGCGGCCAAGGTGCTGCCCATCGACGTCCCGGCCGTGGCGCTGTCGGAGCTGAACCGGCTCACGGGCAACTTTGCGGACAGGGCGCTGGTCGGAGAAGGCTCCTACGGTCGCGTGTACCGCGCGACGCTCAGCACCGGGGAGGCCGTGGCGGTCAAGAGGTTCGACAACGGCAGCTCCTCCGGCCAATCCGAGGCTGAGTTCTGCGAACAG CTATCCGTGGTGTCCCGGCTCAAGTGCGAGCACTTCACCCAACTGCTGGGCTACTGCCTGGAGCTCAACAACCGGATCGTGCTCTACCAGTTCGCCACCATGGGCTCCCTCTACGACATACTCCACG GGAAGAAGGGGGTGAAGGGCGCGGAGCCCGGGCCGGTTCTGACGTGGAGCCAGCGTGCCAGGATCGCGTACGGGGCCGCGAGGGGGCTGGAGTACCTGCACGAGAAGGCGCGGCCGCCGATCGTGCACCGTGACGTGCGCTCCAGCAACGTTCTGGTCTTCGACGGCCACGACGCCAAGATCGGCGACTTCAACCTCACCAACCAGTCCCCCGACTCCGCCGCGCGCCTGCACTCCACCAAGGTGCTCGGCACGTTCGGCTACCACGCCCCAGA GTACGCGATGACGGGACAGTTGACGCAGAAGagcgacgtgtacagcttcggcgtCGTGCTCCTGGAGCTCTTGACCGGGAGGAAGCCCGTGGATCACACCATGCCCAAGGGGCAACAAAGCTTGGTCACTTGG GCCACTCCACGATTAAGCGAGGACAAAGTCAAGCAGTGCGTGGATCCCAAGCTGAGCAACGACTACCCGCCGAAAGCCGTGGCCAAG ctcgcggcggtggcggcgctgtGCGTTCAGTACGAGGCCGATTTCAGGCCGAACATGACGATCGTCGTCAAGGCTCTCCAGCCCCTCGTCAATGCCCGGCCAGGAGGAGATCACCAgtag
- the LOC133913181 gene encoding protein NRT1/ PTR FAMILY 8.3-like, translating into MASAEREQEAALEQGLLAPEEPNQLTYTGDGSVDFSGNPVVKERTGRWKACPFILGNECCERLAYYGISTNLVTYLTKRLHDGNASAARNVTTWQGTCYLTPLIGAILADAYWGRYWTIATFSTIYFIGMTVLTLSASVPMLIPPSCEGSFCPPASPFQYTVFFLGLYLIALGTGGIKPCVSSFGADQFDDTDPVERIQKGSFFNWFYFSINIGALISSSFLVWMQDNVGWGLGFGIPTVFMGLAIISFFCGTPLYRFQKPGGSPITRVCQVVVASLCKWNAHVPEDSSLLYELPDGVSAIEGSRQLEHTDELRCLDKASTVTDLDVKTDDFTNPWRICTVTQVEELKILVRMFPIWATTIVFSAVYAQMSTMFVEQGMVLDPSLGSFKIPPASLSTFDTLSVLVCVPIYDYILVPIARRFNGNERGFTELQRMGIGLVISIITMSVAAVLEIKRLAIARDEHLVDQNVPVPLSIFWQIPQYFLVGLSEIFTFIGALEFFYDQSPDAMRSLCSALQLLTTAFGNYLSTFILTMVAYFTTRGGNPGWIPDNLNEGHLDYFFWLLAGLSFLNLVIYIICANKYKSKKAA; encoded by the exons ATGGCCAGCGCGGAGCGCGAGCAGGAGGCCGCGCTGGAGCAGGGGCTCCTCGCGCCGGAG GAACCCAACCAACTAACATACACTGGAGATGGATCAGTTGACTTTTCTGGAAATCCTGTTGTGAAGGAACGAACTGGTAGATGGAAGGCATGCCCATTCATATTAG GAAATGAATGCTGTGAACGGCTGGCCTATTATGGCATCTCTACAAACCTTGTGACTTACTTGACAAAAAGGCTACATGATGGCAATGCCTCTGCTGCTCGCAATGTGACCACATGGCAGGGAACTTGCTATCTGACTCCCCTTATTGGAGCAATCCTGGCTGATGCATACTGGGGGAGGTATTGGACAATTGCAACATTCTCCACAATATACTTCATT GGGATGACAGTACTGACCCTTTCAGCATCAGTTCCTATGCTCATACCTCCATCCTGTGAAGGATCATTTTGCCCACCAGCAAGCCCTTTTCAATATACTGTCTTTTTTCTTGGTCTTTATTTAATTGCCCTTGGCACTGGTGGAATTAAGCCATGCGTCTCATCCTTTGGAGCGGATCAATTTGATGATACAGACCCAGTTGAGCGAATCCAGAAGGGTTCTTTCTTTAATTGGTtctatttttcaataaacaTTGGTGCTCTTATTTCAAGCAGCTTTCTGGTTTGGATGCAAGACAACGTAGGATGGGGACTGGGCTTTGGCATTCCAACAGTATTCATGGGGTTGGCAATCATAAGCTTCTTTTGTGGCACACCACTTTATAGGTTCCAAAAACCAGGAGGTAGTCCTATTACACGAGTATGCCAGGTGGTTGTTGCCTCTTTGTGCAAGTGGAATGCACATGTCCCAGAGGACAGCTCGCTCTTGTATGAACTACCTGATGGGGTGTCAGCAATTGAGGGGAGCCGGCAATTGGAGCACACtgatgaactcag atgtttggATAAGGCTTCTACAGTTACTGATCTTGATGTGAAAACAGATGATTTCACCAACCCATGGCGGATATGCACTGTCACCCAGGTGGAAGAATTGAAGATACTGGTAAGGATGTTCCCTATCTGGGCAACAACGATAGTGTTTTCTGCTGTATATGCTCAGATGTCCACGATGTTTGTGGAACAAGGGATGGTGCTTGACCCATCCTTGGGTTCCTTCAAGATTCCTCCAGCATCTCTATCTACTTTTGACACACTAAGCGTCCTTGTATGTGTCCCGATCTACGATTACATATTGGTTCCAATAGCTAGGAGATTCAATGGCAACGAGAGGGGCTTTACAGAGTTGCAGAGGATGGGCATTGGCTTGGTAATTTCCATCATAACAATGTCAGTAGCGGCAGTCCTTGAGATCAAGCGGCTGGCAATTGCCAGGGATGAACATTTGGTGGATCAGAATGTCCCAGTTCCACTGAGCATATTCTGGCAAATTCCTCAGTATTTCTTGGTTGGTTTATCAGAGATATTCACATTCATCGGGGCACTCGAGTTCTTCTATGATCAATCTCCAGATGCCATGAGAAGTCTCTGCAGTGCGCTGCAGCTCCTCACAACGGCGTTCGGGAATTATCTCAGCACATTTATTTTGACAATGGTTGCATACTTCACAACAAGAGGAGGTAATCCTGGATGGATCCCTGATAACTTGAATGAAGGGCATCTCGATTATTTCTTTTGGCTGCTTGCTGGCCTCAGTTTTCTAAACTTGGTCATATACATCATCTGCGCCAACAAATATAAAAGCAAGAAAGCAGCTTGA